TGTGGTGATTTCTGCCAAAGATGATGCAATCGTGCCTACTGATTTAAGCTACAAACTTGCCAAATCTTTAGACGCGGATTTTATCCAAACGCAAAAAGGCGGTCATTTTATGGAATCTGAAGGCTACACAGACTTACCACTTGTGATAGAAGTTTTTCAAAATTTCCCTGCAGAATCTAAAAAATAGAGAATCCTTAAGAGCATTTATATTTGCTATAGATTGTGCTACAATACACAAAAGATTTGCAAATTAAAATGACTTATAAAGGAAGAAAAATGAAAAATTTTCTTAAGATATTTTCAATTATTTTGGCATTGATAGCTTTCTTTGGTTGTGAAAAAAAGGAAGAAAAATCTAAAGTTTATGTAGGTATGAATGCGGATTTTGCACCTTTTGAGTATAGAGAAGGGAAGAATATTGTCGGATTTGATGTGGATTTAATGCGAGAAATTGCTAAGATTTCTGGGATTGAAGTTGAGTTTATGGATATTCAATTTGATGGGTTATTGCCTGCATTAGAATTAGGAAAAATTGATATGATTATCTCTGGTATGACAGTAACAGAAAATCGCAAAAAGTTTGTTAATTTTTCTGATTCTTATTTTAATTCTACTCAAGTTATTTTAGTTAATAGCGAAAATCAAAATATTGGAAATTTTTCGGATTTATCAGGAAAAGTAGTTGGAGTTGCACTAGGATTTACAGGAGATTTGGTAGTGAGTAAATTGCCTAATGTATCTGTGCAAAAATTTAATACCGCATCAGATTTGATTTTGGCTTTGAAATCGCACAAGGTGGAAGCGGTTGTTTTGGATTATGAAACTGCAAAAAATTATGCTGCTCATAATCAAGACTTAAAATTAATCCAAAGTGATGCGGCAAATGAGGAATATGCTATTGCGATGAGAAAAGATGAGGTAGAGCTATTACAAAAAGTCAATGAGGCTTTAAAAAAGATCAAAGAAAATGGAACTTATGATGCTTTGATAGCTAAATATTTTGATTAAGGGCTTTGAGAAAATATGCTAGAGTATTTGGAGATATTAAAAGAAGTCTTTATTAATGAAAACCGATATTGGTATTTAGTAGAAGGATTAGGGTTTTCCATTGCCACTACCGCGCTTTCAGCATTAATTGGAATCGCATTGGGTATTTTAATAGCATTAATGCAGCTTTCTACTTGGAAGGTTTTATCTAAACTAGCTTTTGCTTATGTGTATATTATACGCGGAACTCCTGTTGTGGTGCAATTGATGATATGGGCAAATATTGTCTTTGTGGGAGCATTGCGTGATATGCCTATTTTGTTAATTGCTGCCATTGCTTTTGGGATTAATTCTGGGGCTTATGTTGCCGAGATTATTCGTGCAGGAATTGCTGGGCTTGATAAAGGACAAATGGAAGCAGCAAGGGCTTTGGGAATGGGTTATGCCCTATCAATGAAAGAAATTATTATTCCTCAAGCTATTAAGAGAATTTTACCGCCTTTAGTGAGTGAATTTATTGCTTTATTAAAGGAAACTTCAATTGTGGGTTTTATTGGTGGTGTGGATTTACTAAGGGCTGCAAATATTATAACAAGTCAAACTTATCGGGCTATTGAGCCTTTACTTGCAGTGGGAATTATTTATTTAATTTTAACTTCTATTTTTGCGATGTTAATGCGAAAAGTTGAGAAAAGGCTAAAAGAAAGTGATTAAAATAGAGAATTTGCATAAAAAATTTGGAGAAATAGAAGTTTTAAAAGGGATTAATGTAGAAGTTTCTAAAGGGGAAGTAATTGCTATTATTGGACCTTCTGGAAGTGGTAAATCTACCTTTTTGCGATGTATTAATAGAATGGAAGATCCAAGTTGCGGTCAGATCATTATTGATGGGCAAAATATTATGGATAAGTCAGTGGATATTAATCTTGTTCGCCAAAAATTGGGAATGGTTTTTCAGCATTTTAATTTATTCCCCCATAAAAAAGTGATAGAAAATATCACTTTAGCACCAATGAAACTTAAGAAAATTCCAAAAGAAATGGCTTATAAAAAAGCAATAGATTTACTAAACAAGGTTGGCTTGGTTTCCAAAAAAGATGTATATCCAAATAAGCTTTCAGGTGGGCAGAAACAAAGAATCGCTATTGCTAGGGCTTTGGCTATGGAGCCAGAGATTATGCTTTTTGATGAGCCCACTTCTTCTTTAGATCCAGAAATGATTAAAGAAGTGCTAGATGTAATGAAAGATTTGGCAAAAGAGGGTATGACAATGATGATTGTAACTCACGAAATGGGATTTGCCAAAAATGTGGCGAGTCGGATTCTTTTTATGAGCGAGGGTAAAATCATCGAAGATGAATCGCCCAATAAGTTTTTTACTAATCCAAAAAACCAAAGAGTGAAAGATTTCTTGCATAAAGTTTTGGATAAATAATTTATCCTTAGAAACTAACACTAGCTTGACCGCAAGAATCTTATCAATATTTTTGTGTTATTTTTTGGTTTCTTGAATAAGATTCCAAAAATCCTCTTCGCTAATAACTTTTACTCCAAGTTCTTGAGCCTTAGTGAGCTTGGATCCTGCCTCTTCTCCACAGAGTAGAAAATTTGTCTTTTTTGAGACACTACTAGAGACTTTTGCGCCTAGTGATTCTAGAATCTCTTGATACACTTCTCTTTTTTGTGAGAGTGTGCCAGTGATGACAAAGGTTTGATTGCTAAGATTTGCATTGGTGGTGCTTTGATTGCATTTGGGTTGTAGAATCGCTAGGAGATGATTGATTCTTTCTTGATTGACATGGCAAAATTCTACAAGTGAGTTTGCCATTTCTTCCCCAAAGCCATCAAGCACCACAAAATCTTCAAAACTCTTATGATAAAAGTCATTGCCAAAGGTATTTGCAAGTTTTTTACTCGCACCCTCGCCAATATGTTCGATTCCTAAAGCATTAATAAAACGCCATAAATCAATCCCTTTAGCCTGTTTGATAGCATTTAAAAGGTTGTGAATCTTTTTGTCTTTAAATCCTTCTAAGCCTTCTAAATCTTCATATTGAAGTGAAAAAATATCTTCAATTTTGGTAATCTTTCCAAGCTCAAAGAGTAAATCGATAATTCTTTTGCCAAGCCCATCAATATTAAGTGCCTTTTTGCTTATAAAGTGAATAAGCGAGTTTTTTACCCTTGCTTTACAATTTAAATTTTGGCATTTGATGAGTTTTTCTTCAATAAGTAGCTCACTATTGCAAATAGGGCAGTGCGTTGGCATTTTACATTGTTTTTGCGTGCCATCGCGTAAGGTAGGCAGTGATTTAATGATTTTTGGTATCACATCTCCACTGCGAATAAGAATAACAGAATCATTAATTAAAATATCTTTTTTTTTGATTTCATCAAAGTTATGCAAGGTTGCACGGCTAACTTTTGCTCCCTCAATCATCACAGGTTCTAGGATAGCCACAGGGGTAATAACTCCCGTTCTACCAACTTGTAAAACAATGTCTAAAATTTTTGCCTTTTTTTCAATAGCGGGAAATTTGTATGCACAGGCAAAGCGTGGAGCTTTTATGGTAAAGCCTAGAGATTTTTGCAGTGGAATATTATCCACTCTAATCACCATTCCATCAAGTGTAATGGGATAAGAATCACGCTTAGAAATGAGATTTTGATAAGAATCTTCTATTGCTTGTAAGTTTGAGCAGAGCTTAGAGAAAGGTGAAGCTATGAATCCAAAGGAGCGAATTTTCTCCATTAGTGCAAAAAAGCTCTCTTCATTGATTTGACAAAACCCCACACCCCAAGGGATAAATTGTAGTTTGCGTTTTGAAGTGATTTTAGAATCTAATTGCCTTAAGCTTCCAGCGGCTGCATTACGCGGATTTGCAAAAAGTGCTTCCCCATTTTCTAGCCTCTCTTGATTGATAGCTTCAAAATCATCTTTGGCAATCACGCATTCCCCACGGATTTCTATTTTATCAGTATAAGGAATGCTAAGGGGAATGCTAGGAATGGTTTTGGCATTTTGAGTAACTTCTTCTCCGATGAATCCATCCCCTCTTGTGGTAGCTTTTTGCAATATTCCATTTTCATAAAGCAAATTGAGACTAGCACCATCAAATTTGGGATCAATAGTAAAATTTAGATTTTCGTCCTTGCTAACTCTGTTAATCCAATCTTGTAATTCTTGAGTATTAAAAATATCATCCAAGCTCCACATACGCTCTATGTGTTCGGATTTGTTAAAAGATTCTAAAATGCGATCCCCAACTCTTTGGGTTGGAGAATCTTTGGAAATTTGTGTGGGATTGTTTGCTTCAAATTCTTTGATTTGATGATAGAGTGCATCATACTCTTCATCGCTAGCTATGGGATCATCTAAAATATAATAGTGTTTAGCCCATAAATTCAGTGTTTTAATGGCTTCTAAATAAGAATCATAGCTCATAAATTAAGCTTTAATGATTCATTATCCATAATTCCAATTCCCTTATTTAGCGTATCTCTTGCAATTTCTTTGGCAGCATCTAAAGAGTGCATTTTGTAAGTGCCGCATTGCAGTTCATTGGCTTCTGGAATCTCATTAACCTCTAAAATATCTTTCATACTTGCTTCCCAAGCATTTTTCACAGCTTCAGGGCTTGGTTTGCCAATTAAGCTCATATAAAATCCTGTGCGACAACCCATAGGTGAAATATCGATAATTTCAACTTTATCGCTATTTAAATGTTCGCGCATAAACCCCGCAAAAAGATGCTCTAGAGTGTGGATTCCTTCTTGGCTTAGAA
This portion of the Helicobacter canadensis MIT 98-5491 genome encodes:
- a CDS encoding basic amino acid ABC transporter substrate-binding protein, which encodes MKNFLKIFSIILALIAFFGCEKKEEKSKVYVGMNADFAPFEYREGKNIVGFDVDLMREIAKISGIEVEFMDIQFDGLLPALELGKIDMIISGMTVTENRKKFVNFSDSYFNSTQVILVNSENQNIGNFSDLSGKVVGVALGFTGDLVVSKLPNVSVQKFNTASDLILALKSHKVEAVVLDYETAKNYAAHNQDLKLIQSDAANEEYAIAMRKDEVELLQKVNEALKKIKENGTYDALIAKYFD
- a CDS encoding amino acid ABC transporter permease codes for the protein MLEYLEILKEVFINENRYWYLVEGLGFSIATTALSALIGIALGILIALMQLSTWKVLSKLAFAYVYIIRGTPVVVQLMIWANIVFVGALRDMPILLIAAIAFGINSGAYVAEIIRAGIAGLDKGQMEAARALGMGYALSMKEIIIPQAIKRILPPLVSEFIALLKETSIVGFIGGVDLLRAANIITSQTYRAIEPLLAVGIIYLILTSIFAMLMRKVEKRLKESD
- the ligA gene encoding NAD-dependent DNA ligase LigA → MSYDSYLEAIKTLNLWAKHYYILDDPIASDEEYDALYHQIKEFEANNPTQISKDSPTQRVGDRILESFNKSEHIERMWSLDDIFNTQELQDWINRVSKDENLNFTIDPKFDGASLNLLYENGILQKATTRGDGFIGEEVTQNAKTIPSIPLSIPYTDKIEIRGECVIAKDDFEAINQERLENGEALFANPRNAAAGSLRQLDSKITSKRKLQFIPWGVGFCQINEESFFALMEKIRSFGFIASPFSKLCSNLQAIEDSYQNLISKRDSYPITLDGMVIRVDNIPLQKSLGFTIKAPRFACAYKFPAIEKKAKILDIVLQVGRTGVITPVAILEPVMIEGAKVSRATLHNFDEIKKKDILINDSVILIRSGDVIPKIIKSLPTLRDGTQKQCKMPTHCPICNSELLIEEKLIKCQNLNCKARVKNSLIHFISKKALNIDGLGKRIIDLLFELGKITKIEDIFSLQYEDLEGLEGFKDKKIHNLLNAIKQAKGIDLWRFINALGIEHIGEGASKKLANTFGNDFYHKSFEDFVVLDGFGEEMANSLVEFCHVNQERINHLLAILQPKCNQSTTNANLSNQTFVITGTLSQKREVYQEILESLGAKVSSSVSKKTNFLLCGEEAGSKLTKAQELGVKVISEEDFWNLIQETKK
- the luxS gene encoding S-ribosylhomocysteine lyase; its protein translation is MPLLDSFKVDHKKMPAPAVRLGKVMHTPKGDEICVFDLRFCKPNVEILSQEGIHTLEHLFAGFMREHLNSDKVEIIDISPMGCRTGFYMSLIGKPSPEAVKNAWEASMKDILEVNEIPEANELQCGTYKMHSLDAAKEIARDTLNKGIGIMDNESLKLNL
- a CDS encoding amino acid ABC transporter ATP-binding protein, producing MIKIENLHKKFGEIEVLKGINVEVSKGEVIAIIGPSGSGKSTFLRCINRMEDPSCGQIIIDGQNIMDKSVDINLVRQKLGMVFQHFNLFPHKKVIENITLAPMKLKKIPKEMAYKKAIDLLNKVGLVSKKDVYPNKLSGGQKQRIAIARALAMEPEIMLFDEPTSSLDPEMIKEVLDVMKDLAKEGMTMMIVTHEMGFAKNVASRILFMSEGKIIEDESPNKFFTNPKNQRVKDFLHKVLDK